The Elusimicrobiota bacterium sequence GGTGGGGCCTAACGGAGCCCCTAAGGCTTTGGTCATCCCGATAACAGCACGAACTTGTATTGGAAAAATTCCGGATCCTTCCGGATGGGGCCGACTATTGGATCCTCACGCCTAATGTAAAGTCCGGGGTAAACCTGCCTTTTCGTGAGATCACGAAAGTCGGCTCATGCCCGCTCACCCCTGATGGCATAGCCCTTTTTCGGCTGAGAGGGGGTGAGGTATTTGGCCGTACCATTGCATAAGTAATAATTCTAATTGAAATCGGCTTGGGTCTTGACAAGAGGGATGATTGAGCGCATATAACGATGGGAAGGAATATTGTAGTCTGAAGTGCCCTTCGTTTGGGGCCAACTTTTATGATAACTCTCGGCGATTTTAAATTTGTGGTGGCAACGACCCCGGAATTGTTGAACGGAGTCTTTCGGCTCCGTTACCAGGTCTATGTGGACGAATACGGTTTTGAGCACGCGGGGGACCATCCGGACGGGATGGAGAAAGACGAATGGGACCCCTGTTCCATTCACATGGCCGCACTAAACTCCGAGGGCGACGTGATCGGGACGATTCGTTTGGTTCTGAACTCTTCGGCCGGGTTGCCGACCTTGCAAGCCGTGGCTCCTTTTTATTTCGACCAGAACCCCCATTCCCAGCACATCGGCGAGGTGTCGAGGCTGGCGGTGGCGCGATCTTTCCGACGCCGGGTCGAAGATGGGTTCTACGGGGTTCAAGCCTTGGCTTCCCCGAAAGGGAGCATCGCTTTTCACCGGGCGGAGGACGGGGATTTCCCGAGCCAGGAGCGGCGTCGGCGGTTCGCGGTGGTGCTGGGGCTCTTTAAGATCATGTACCACGTGAGCAAGCGCATCAATCTCAAGGACTGGTATATGGTTTCGGAAAAACGGTTGTGGTACCTTCTGAAACGCTACCACATCCTTTTTAACCCGATCGGTCCGGAGATGGAATACCATGGGATCCGGATCCCTTACATCGGTCACATCAAAGACATCGAATCCCACATGATGAAGGCGAGCGCTTCCCTGGCCGAATCTTTTCAGGAGGGGCTCGATGCGACCGACGGGGCCGCCAGTGTGGCGCCGGAAGAATCGTCGGTCAAAAAAACCGACGTCAACCCGGTTCCGCCGGTCTCGTCGGTTTTTTCGGAAACGGAGGCCGAACAAAAAGCGCGTGCGGCGGCCCAGGCGGTGGCCGAGATTGTCTGGCCTCACCGGATCCCGCGGCGCCGGTCCTAATACCCCCCAAAAGCTCGCGTCCCCTATTCCCTCACCTTCCCCTCGCATCAGTGGCCCTGTCCCGTTCACCCCATCCGATATCGCCGGGACTGCACCGACAATCCGCAAAGGGCCGGACGGTGCGGCCGCTCCCGGTGGCGTGAACTCTGCGAACGGGCTCACCAGCGAAGAGGGAATTCTCTTTCAGAGAGTCAAAGAGACCCCGTTTTTTTTCGACGTCCTTTGTCGATGCTCGGAAACGCGAAGTCGGTTTTTTGTTTGAACGCGATCAATTGAGTTCGGGTGGGTTCGGGGCGGAGCCGCCGTGGAAAACCCGGGTCAGTTGTCCCACGGCGGCGGGGGAAGCGAGCACGGTGCCGATGAGACGGGAGGAGAGGCGGGGGAGGTTGAGGACGGACCGAGCGACCCACCCCAACCGTTGGCGCTTTCCGTACGTTTGGCGCCAGACGGATTCATAGGTCGCAACGGGGTCGGCGTTTTTTCCGGCGGCGCGGATCGCCCCGTGGATAAGAGGCCCGGCGCCCAGGGCCCGGCCGATGCCTTCGCCCATGAAGGGATCTCCGACGGCCGCGGCGTCCCCGGCCCGAAGGGTTCCGTCAGAGGGGCTGAGGCCGCGGGAAAAGGGCAACGGTCCGACCCCCGCCCAGGGACTCTCTCGGCGGGACCCTTCCATCAGGAAACGGAGAGCCTTGTTCAGGACCCAGGCCTCGGAGAACACTCTTTCCCAGTCCAGGGCCTCCCCGGTTCGCCGATGGAGACCGCAGAGGTTGGATGTCCCGTCCGCGAACGTGACGATCCCCACGTAGCCTCCGGGATAAAAGTGCAGGGACATCTCTCCTGAAGACTGGACCACTTTCGAAAAAGTCGCGTTCCATCCATACCAGCCCCGGCCATCCTTCCGGAGCCTTCCCCCTGAAAAACGTCCGTCCGCTCGGACCAGGAGATCGGCCCGGACCGTTTTTCGCAATCCCGGCAAATCCAACAGCCACCCCTCGCCTTCCCGGCGATGTTCGCCGACGCGAACCCCCCGTTGGACCTCTCCCCCTGCGGCCTCGGCGGCGGAGAGCAAAATTTCCTCCAGAACAGGCCGGGGGAGGGATAGGCCTGGGGCCGGAAGCGGTCCTCGGTGATCCGCGCCCCGGTTGGTGGTGACCCGGATGGTGTGGATGGGCACGGCCCGCTCTCTCACCTGGTTTTCCAACCCGAGCCAGGCCAGGTGGGCCAGGGCTTCGGCGTCCAGGAAGGCGCCGCAGACCCGATGCCCGATCGTGGTACGCTGTTCGACCAGCGTCACGGCGAAGCCGGAGCGGAGAAGCCCCAAGGCGGCGCTCGCTCCCGCTGGCCCCCCGCCGACCACGATGGCTTTTTTCAGGCCCGTTCTCCCGCCAAACTCACCCGGAACCACGATTCCCGACGCGCGGACAAATAGCCCAAACCGGCTTCCGCGGCCAGGGCCGCGAGTTCATTGACGCGAAAAGCCCGTCTCACCGAAAGGGGTCCGTCATGGCGGACCATACGGTCGCCCCAGACCCAACTGGAGAGACCGACCGCCCAATAGGACGGCAGGCTTCGCCGCAGGTCCGAAACCACCAACCCCCGCCGGGCGCGACGGTCCAGGCAGTGAAGCGTTTCAGCGCGGAGCGCGAGCGGCATGTGGTGGAGGAAAAGGGAGGCGGTCACATAATCAAAGGTCAATTCTTTCGGAATGTCTCGGAGGTCCCGGACGAGAACGGTGATCTCGGGGTAAGCGCGAACGGATTCTCGGGCCAGCTCAGCCACGGAGGGGTGCAGTTCCACGGCCGTGATTCGAAGCGAATGGCCAGCGGCCCGGCCCCAGCGGGCCAGGGCGACCGGTATATCGGCGCCGCCCGTCCCGACGTCCAAGATGCGCACGGGTTCCCCCGGGTGCCAGCGTTTGGACCATCTTCGAAAATGGCCCAGAACGGCCTCCGCTCCGCCGAAACGGCGGTTGGTGAGGGCGAGATAGGCCAGGGCGCGGCGTGCTTGGACGGGGTCAAAGGGACAAGTGTCCATCCATTCGTCTTCGTCCACGGGAAGGCGGAGGTCGGGGAATAAATTCATGGAAAACGCAGAAGAGCCGCGTGGGCTGAAAACCCCGCCCCGAACGAACCCATGAACGCCCACTCGCCCGGTCGGGGGGGGCGGCGCTTGAGGGACTCGGCCAGAGTGAAAAGAACGGCGGGGGAGGAGAGGTTTCCCGCGCGTTTCAATACCGCCCGCCCCGCTAAAAGGTCGGTGGGGGAAAGCCCCAGCTCTCGCTCCAGGGCCTCATGCACTCGGGCTCCGCCGGGGTGGAGAATCCACCGGCTTATGTCTGCTTTGGAGCCCCTGGCGGTGAAGGAGCTTTTGAAGGAGGGTGCGCGTGGCCCGGGCCGCCCGCATTGGAACTTCCGGAGAAAGGACGTTCCGGAGATGGCCCTTTTCGCTTCGAAACCGGAGGCCCTCCCTCCAGGCGGGGACGACGAGCGACGCCGTATCCACCAACGCGGGGCCTTTCCCTCCTCCGGACTGAAGCAGGACGGCGGCGGACCCATCTCCGAAAAGGGCGTTGGAGACGACGAGGTCCGGGGCGTCGTCGGACACCATGGCCGCCGAGCAGATTTCCGTGCAGACAACGGCGGCCAGCGCGCCGGGGTTCGCCAAGCAAAAGGAGTTCGCCGCCTGAAGGGCCGGCAGGGCCGCGCCGCATCCCATTCCAACCAGGTCCGCGAATGGAACGTCGTGCCGGAGCCCCGCCGCGTCGACCACGCGGGCCGCCAGCCCGGGACAAAGATACCCCGTGCAGGTGGCCGCGGCGAGGAAATCTACCTGGGAGGGGACTCTCCGCGCCAGCGACAGGACCCGTTTGAGAGATAGCGTTGAAAGGCGAAGAGCCTCGCGTTCGAACCGGGCATTTTTACGATCGAGATCCCGGTCTAGAATATCTTCTAGTTTCCGCACCGCGAAGTGCCGGGTCGCCACCGAATGGTGAGAGAACACGCGACGATAAAAAGCCCGGGTCCTGGCCCGAAGGTCGAAGTTTTTTAGGATGAACCGGAGGGCATCTTTTTGAGAAACCCGAAGCCGGGGCAACGCCGTGCCCACCGCAATCATTCGCGTCACGGGAGAACCGTTGCAAGCCGGAAGAGGACGGGGCATAGGGTGTGGGGAGAGCCTCTGGGAGATACTCTACCATTCCTTCCGGCGGTCGGGGGAGCAAAAAGAAAGGGGGCCCGACCGCGAAGGCCCGGGCCCCCCGCTTCCTGGGAGGGAAGAATTTATTGGATGAGGGTCACGCGGAAGGTACGACGGTCCCCGTCTTTTTCCGCCACGCCGAAATAAACGCCGGAGGACACCGAATGTCCGGATCCGTTGCGTCCGTCCCAGGAGGTGGCGCCGTTGGTCCCCGCAGGGTCCAGTTGCCGCACCAAGTCGCCGGCCGCCGTGTGGATCTTCACCAGGGTTCCTTCCGGCACGCCCCCGATCGTCACGGACGTTTGCCCGGTCCCCGGCCGAAACGGATTGGGATACACCCGCACCGTTTGAGGGGTCGCGGGCGGGGCTTGGAGCAGAGCCACTGTGCAAGGCTTCGACAGCGCGGCCGAGGGGCCCCACATTCGCCATTGACCCGTTTCCTCATCCAACGCGGCCACGGCAGACCGCAGGAGATCGGAACCGCGGTGGGCGTTGACCGTCACGGGCGTCCCATCCCCGTCGTCTCCCGAGATCCGCCAGATTCCGGCGCTTCTCCATGGGGACGGGGTGGGGGGAAGGGATTCCTCCACGGGATCCAGGTAAACCGCCGTCTTGTCCGTCCAGCCGCCCGGGGGCGGGGAGAAGGTCGGCAAAGCCGTGGGAGCGGAGGCGGGGGAATCACTGGTTTCGTAAATGGAAAGCGCCCCGAACCCGGATGTCTTCGGCCCTGTGGACACCGTCGCGTCAAAGGAGGTGACCACCCCGTTTCCATTTTGGGCGCGGACCTTAAAGGCATAGGGCGTTCCGGCGGCGATCCCGGTGAGGGGGGTGGACAGGCTAGGCCCAAAATAGACCCGTGCAAAAACGCCATTTCTAACGGAACGATAGGCTCCGTAAAGCGTGTTGGCCGGATTTCCGTTGGCGGACCAGGACAGGGTGAGCTGCCCGTTGACCTTGTTCAAGGTTGTCCCCATGGGCGGGTTGGCCAGCGTAAAGAACACGGACGAGTTTGGAGACGAGGCGGTTCCGTTTCCATTGAACGCTTCCACCCTCACTTGCTGGGGCGTGTTGACCCCGAGGCCGGATTGCGTCCAGGACACGGTATTGGCGGGCAAGTTGTCCACCAGGACCGCGATGTCGGCGGCCCTTCTCACTCGGTAGCCGGTTTCGTTTGTGGCGTTGTCTTTCCAAGACCAACGGAGGCTGTTGTTGCCGCGGGCCGCCAACGAGACTTGTGAAGGGGCCGCGGGCGCCTTGCCGCCCACAGAACTTTGGGCCGATGTGACCGATCCCCCCGCGTTTGAAGCGGCCACATACCGGAAAACCGTTTTACCTGGAAGAATACCGGTTTCCTTGAAGTTCGTCGCGTTCGCGGGAAGATTCGCGATGAGGGCAAAGGGGCCCTGGGCGCTGGTCGATCCATAGAGGCGGTAGGCCGTCTCGTTGGAGGCTCGATCGGTCCAGGTCCATGTTACCGCGCCGGAGGCTAAAACTCCGGTCAGGCCTGTGGGGCCTTGGACGCGGCTGTTGGGTCCTCCGCCCAGCGGGGGGGCCGCACCGGTCTCCAGCCGGATGAGCCGGATCCGTCCGTCCGTCGATAGGGTCACCAGATGGGACCGCCCGAGAGCGTCCAATGTCAACGAGGCGGGGGCGCTCCACCGTTCGTCCTCCGCCAGGGTGGTCTCCGTCCAGCCGGTCTCGGAACGGACGCCATAAACGGTCCGGGTCATCGGAGGATTGTAATTGTAATGCAGAACGTAGAGCGCGTGCGCGACCCCGGCTCCGTCCAGGGCGAATCCGGGCGCAGGGGTGTCGGTGTGGTCCCAATCCGGCGAATCGGAATGGGCGTATTCACTCGCCCATCCGGCGGCTGTTCGCGCGCTGTAACGAACCCGCCCATCCCGGTTGTTCAGACAATCCAAAATGCGAGGTTGACCCTCCCCGTCCATCAGGAGGGTGGGTTCCACCCGGTAGCGCCATTCCTCGATGGAATCCGCCTGTTCCGGCGCGGACCAGCCCGCGGTGTCCCGGACCGTGTAGAAGAGGGCGTGGGAGTCTCCTATCGAGCCGAACGCCACGTTAAGCCGCCCGGTCTCGTCCAGGGCGAGGTGGCTCGTGTTCGCGGCCACGCCTCTCGCCACCGTTTCGATCAACCAACCCGCGCTTGTTCGTCGACCGTAGCGGAGTTCGGTTTCGCCTCCGGGAACGGACCAGACGACATGGGGGATCCCGCTCGGATCCACCGTCAAATGGACCACCACGTTTGGGTTCACGCCGGCGACGACCTCATTTCTCCAGGCGCCGTTTTCCCGCAGGGCCCAGCGAATATTTCCGTCCCCGCTGTAATAGACGACCTGGGGCCGTCCAAAGGCGTCGACCGCCAGGTCCTGGGCGGAAAGAACAATATGTCCGTCCCCTGTGGGGATTCCCGAGGCCGTCGGATCGATCATTTCCCCCGCGGTCCAAGCCGTCCCATTCCAAAGGGCGTAGCGAAGTCCCTGCCGGGAGGGATCGTAAAACGCGACGTGCAGTTGTCCCGCTTCATCCATGACGCTTCGAATCGTCCCATCCGCCGCCAGGGGACCATAGGAGGTGAACACCGCGTCCGTGGTTTCGGAGGCCATGGGGGAGGACGTTTCGCCCGCATCGTTCACGGCCGCGACGGTGCGGTAGTAGGTTCGGCCTGGGACGAGCCCCGTTTCCGTGAAATGGGTGGTATCTGCGGGGATCTCGGCTTTCAGGGTGAAAGGCCCGGCGGCCGATGTGGCGCCATACAATCGATAACCGGTTTCGTTCGCGGCGTTGTCCTGCCAAGCCCACGCGATCCGGTCCATGGCATGTCCGGTCGGAGCCAGGCCGGAGGGGGCCACGGGGAGGGCCCCCAATACGTTCTCGAAACGGGTTTCCAGGATGGAATACCCCCAGATGTTGCCGTTAATACCACCCCGTTGGCGGCAGAAAATGCGGAAGTAGCGGGCCGTCACGGCGGGGAAATCGGCGATGTCTTCGCCGCCATCACCGGCCGTTGTCGTAAAGACCTCCGTCCAGCGGGCCCCGTCGTTAGAATACTGGATTCCGTAACTCTTCGCGTGGGCGGTTTCCCATTGGATCGTCACCCGGTTGACCTTTTTCGGCGCCAAGAAGTCCATGGCGAGGAACTGGGGATCGGCCCAGGCCGATTCCCAGCGGGTAGCCAAAGTCCCGTCCACGGCGTA is a genomic window containing:
- a CDS encoding methyltransferase domain-containing protein, which gives rise to MNLFPDLRLPVDEDEWMDTCPFDPVQARRALAYLALTNRRFGGAEAVLGHFRRWSKRWHPGEPVRILDVGTGGADIPVALARWGRAAGHSLRITAVELHPSVAELARESVRAYPEITVLVRDLRDIPKELTFDYVTASLFLHHMPLALRAETLHCLDRRARRGLVVSDLRRSLPSYWAVGLSSWVWGDRMVRHDGPLSVRRAFRVNELAALAAEAGLGYLSARRESWFRVSLAGERA
- a CDS encoding PEP-CTERM/exosortase system-associated acyltransferase, with protein sequence MITLGDFKFVVATTPELLNGVFRLRYQVYVDEYGFEHAGDHPDGMEKDEWDPCSIHMAALNSEGDVIGTIRLVLNSSAGLPTLQAVAPFYFDQNPHSQHIGEVSRLAVARSFRRRVEDGFYGVQALASPKGSIAFHRAEDGDFPSQERRRRFAVVLGLFKIMYHVSKRINLKDWYMVSEKRLWYLLKRYHILFNPIGPEMEYHGIRIPYIGHIKDIESHMMKASASLAESFQEGLDATDGAASVAPEESSVKKTDVNPVPPVSSVFSETEAEQKARAAAQAVAEIVWPHRIPRRRS
- a CDS encoding FAD-dependent monooxygenase; translated protein: MVPGEFGGRTGLKKAIVVGGGPAGASAALGLLRSGFAVTLVEQRTTIGHRVCGAFLDAEALAHLAWLGLENQVRERAVPIHTIRVTTNRGADHRGPLPAPGLSLPRPVLEEILLSAAEAAGGEVQRGVRVGEHRREGEGWLLDLPGLRKTVRADLLVRADGRFSGGRLRKDGRGWYGWNATFSKVVQSSGEMSLHFYPGGYVGIVTFADGTSNLCGLHRRTGEALDWERVFSEAWVLNKALRFLMEGSRRESPWAGVGPLPFSRGLSPSDGTLRAGDAAAVGDPFMGEGIGRALGAGPLIHGAIRAAGKNADPVATYESVWRQTYGKRQRLGWVARSVLNLPRLSSRLIGTVLASPAAVGQLTRVFHGGSAPNPPELN
- a CDS encoding discoidin domain-containing protein, coding for MTAAYGADDLYHVYGVDDHDGTVAPAAAGTSIGLTHYHSTNYENTLAALRHMYFQYKSAIWGRHGFTDSFRVRPNPGVSNITLGINNGPLVIALANQLTELAPLTVTESFMKNPHMQRGMNLLGLRPYTEPYAFASSILNGNQARYAVDGTLATRWESAWADPQFLAMDFLAPKKVNRVTIQWETAHAKSYGIQYSNDGARWTEVFTTTAGDGGEDIADFPAVTARYFRIFCRQRGGINGNIWGYSILETRFENVLGALPVAPSGLAPTGHAMDRIAWAWQDNAANETGYRLYGATSAAGPFTLKAEIPADTTHFTETGLVPGRTYYRTVAAVNDAGETSSPMASETTDAVFTSYGPLAADGTIRSVMDEAGQLHVAFYDPSRQGLRYALWNGTAWTAGEMIDPTASGIPTGDGHIVLSAQDLAVDAFGRPQVVYYSGDGNIRWALRENGAWRNEVVAGVNPNVVVHLTVDPSGIPHVVWSVPGGETELRYGRRTSAGWLIETVARGVAANTSHLALDETGRLNVAFGSIGDSHALFYTVRDTAGWSAPEQADSIEEWRYRVEPTLLMDGEGQPRILDCLNNRDGRVRYSARTAAGWASEYAHSDSPDWDHTDTPAPGFALDGAGVAHALYVLHYNYNPPMTRTVYGVRSETGWTETTLAEDERWSAPASLTLDALGRSHLVTLSTDGRIRLIRLETGAAPPLGGGPNSRVQGPTGLTGVLASGAVTWTWTDRASNETAYRLYGSTSAQGPFALIANLPANATNFKETGILPGKTVFRYVAASNAGGSVTSAQSSVGGKAPAAPSQVSLAARGNNSLRWSWKDNATNETGYRVRRAADIAVLVDNLPANTVSWTQSGLGVNTPQQVRVEAFNGNGTASSPNSSVFFTLANPPMGTTLNKVNGQLTLSWSANGNPANTLYGAYRSVRNGVFARVYFGPSLSTPLTGIAAGTPYAFKVRAQNGNGVVTSFDATVSTGPKTSGFGALSIYETSDSPASAPTALPTFSPPPGGWTDKTAVYLDPVEESLPPTPSPWRSAGIWRISGDDGDGTPVTVNAHRGSDLLRSAVAALDEETGQWRMWGPSAALSKPCTVALLQAPPATPQTVRVYPNPFRPGTGQTSVTIGGVPEGTLVKIHTAAGDLVRQLDPAGTNGATSWDGRNGSGHSVSSGVYFGVAEKDGDRRTFRVTLIQ